Part of the Candidatus Hydrogenedentota bacterium genome, ATGATTCAACCTTTGACGAATCAAGCATTTCCAGCGGAATGCGGCGGCCCGGACGACCCTTTCCGGCACCTCCGGGATGACATGGCCGAGTCGCAGCTCGCCGCGCGGGGCGTTCTGGACCCCTGCGTGCTCGAAGCGATGCGCCGGGTCCCCCGCCATCTTTTCCTGCCCCCGGACCAGGCGGACCGCGCCTATCTGGACCAGCCCCTCCCCATTGGGCAGGGACAGACCATCTCCCAGCCCTACATGGTGGCCTGCATGACCGAGCTGCTTGCCCTCCAACCGGGTCACCGGGTGCTCGAAATTGGAACAGGCTCCGGATATCAGACAGCCGTGCTGGCACTGCTCGCGGGTGGGGTGGTCAGTGTCGAGCGTCTGGAGCCGCTGTTGGAGGAAGCCCGCAAACGCCTGAAATACCTGGGTTTGGACAATATCTCCCTGCACTGCGGCGACGGCTCCCTCGGTTTCCCGGAGCAGGCCCCCTATGATGCCGTTTTGGTCACGGCGGCCTGCCCAAAAATCCCCCCGGCTCTGGTTGACCAGTTGGCCGAAGGCGGGCGGCTTGTGGCCCCCGTGGGGCCCAAAGACCTGCAGGAACTCGTTCTGGGGGTGAAAACAGGGGGAAAACTGACCCTCCGGCGGCAGTTTGGGTGCCGTTTTGTGCCCCTCATCGGCCGCCAGGGATGGCGTGACGACAGCCGCTGAACCGGAGTGAAACCAAGTGGTGCGACGCCGGGTCTGTCTGTTACTCTGTGGTGAGTTTTGCTTTCCCGTTCCCGGCCAGGTACGGGGGGGCCTGTCAAACAAACTGTATAACAAGTAAGGAGAAAGTCATGGCCAAGATGTTTGCGCGTGTGCTGATCTGCGGGTTGGCGATGGTGCTGGTCGCCGGTTGCGCCACCACCCCCAAAAAGTCCGATGATGACATGATCAAAGAGACGATGGCGACGATGAAGGCGGCCCTCGAGGCCAAGGACATTGACCTGCTCCTGACCACCTTCTCCGACGACTTCAATCATCCGGAAGTCGGCGGCAAGGAAGAGGGCCGCGAGATGCTGCAGATGGCGGTGGACGCCGGCTATGCGGACGACGGCGAAGTCTTCCTCGACGACATGGAAATCACCAAGAACGACGACGGCACCGCCTCGGTGTACCCGATTGACCTTTCGGGGCCTCCCGGCTCCATCAGCGTCGAGCTGGTCCTGAAGAAGGAAGCCGACGCGTGGCGCATCGTCACCGTCAACCCCGACGGGATGTAAGCCGACAGGCGCAATGACCGGTTTTCCGGGGCTCCGCTTCCTGCGGAGCCCCTTTCTTTATGTCCGGGGATGTGGACGGGGTGGACGTTGTGGACGCCGTGAACGATTCCCGTCAGGCACTTCGGATTGAAACGGTAAACGTCCACAAAGTCCACTTCGTCCACCATGTGACAAACCGACACCTCCCCGTCCGCAGTTTCAGTCATCAGTTGATGCTCAGGCATTCCTCCAGCCCAACGGCAAACTCGTCGTCCACCAGCGCCGGATCATTCGGGTTGGGCACGGTGAAGTAGAGGTGTTCGACGCCCGGGTCGGCGAACTCCGTCAGCACGGCCTCGACGGTGCCCGCGTGGGGATACCACGCGCCGGGTCCCCAGACACGCACGGTGCAGAGCAGCCCGCCGGGATGGAAGGCATCGTCAGGGAACGGCCCCTCGATGGAGGCCGTGTCCAATGTCAGCAGCCGGGCTTCGGCCTTCTCCAAGCCGGGGTTGCGTGCGGGGTTGAACGCAAAGAGCAACGGCCCGCGCAGGACGGCGGCGCGCCCATCCTGGGTTTTGCGCCCGCGCAGCAGCCGCCAGGGAATGGCAAACTCCGCCTCCACCGTGTCGCCGGGCTTCCATTCGCGGGTGAGGACCATGAACCCCTTCTCCACGGCACCCTCCGCCGGGGCGCCGTTGACCCGCCATTCCGCCCCGCCGCACCAGCGCGGCACGCGCAGGCGCAGGGTGAAAGATGCGGCCTTTTCCAGTTCCACCCGAAGGGCGACCTTCCCCGAGGCGGGATAGTCCGTCTCCTGCACCAGGCGCAGGGTTGCGCCGTCCGGCAGAGTCAGGCGCGCCGCAGAGGGGGTGTAGAGGCTCACCGCCGCGCCGTCCGCCGTCCTGTAGGCAATCATGGCGGGAAGTTCGGAGACAATGCGCCGGTAATTGCACGGGCAGCAGTAGGTGTCCTTGTCGAAATAGACCCGTTTGGTCTCGAAGGGCGAGTAGTAGCGGATGCGCCGCCCGTCGGGCGACTGCGCCGCGAACAGGGCGTTATAGACGGCCCGCTCGATGAGGTCGCCGAAGCCCGCCTCGCCGCTGCGGCGCAGCAGCTCGTCCCAGAAGCGGATGAGGTAGGCCGTGGTGCAGGTCTCGCCGAGGTTGGTCGTGCCGGACTGGGTGTCGTGCCAGCATTCATGGTCGCCGCAGGTGCCCGGCGCCACCAATCCGTCGCCGCGCAGGAGAAAGTGCATCACCTCCTCCGACGCCTCGGTGAGCGTGGGCAGGGACTCCGACCGGTCCAGGCGCAGTTGGGCGAGGCACTTGTCCACATAGGCGTAGGCGTGGCCCTCCACCCCGTTCCAGCGCCCGAGCACCAGGGGCGGATGCCAGTCCGTCAGCGGGCGGTAGTCCCGCGCAAATTCGCGCCAGGCCGCGTCCCCCGTGCGCTCCGCCAGCGCCAGCAGCGCCTCCTCCAGCCCCGTGTCCGGCATGTTCGGCCCCAGTTCCCCGCCGCCCAGAACGGGGCGCGGCGCCCGCATCAGCGCCCCGCGCAGATACTCCGCCAGGCGTTTCGCCCCCTCCAGCGAGGACTCCTCCCCGAAATACTCATAATCCGTGCAGAGGCCCAGCAGCAGGTAGGCCATCTCGTGGACATCCCACAGTTTGCCCACCCGCGCCTCGGGTTTCATGATGCCCATGTAACCGTCCGGCTCCTGCGTCGCCAGCAGCCCCGCCACGGTTTTCCGGTGCCGCGCCAGCAGTTCCGCGTTCCCCGTGTGCGCCGCCAGCCGCGCCATTGCGTCCAGGGTTTTCCCGAGGCCCACATAGCCGTCCGGCGCCTTCTTCTCCTGGAAGGGCCGCAGGAAGTCCCCCTCCAGGTCGCATTTCAGGAGATTGTTCGCGACGGTGACCTCAATGCGCCGTCCGATTTCACCGCCCACGGTGACATCGCGCACCCCAACCGGCTCCAGCACCGCCGCATGGCCCAGGCCCATGACAAAGAGGAGCATGCATCCCGTCCCCAACCCGGCCCGTATGGAGTTCATCACCCTGTCCTCCGTGTTCTGCAGGGCGCCCGTTCCGCCTGCGGGAACAGCATGGCAGAAGCGCGGTGAAAGTGCAATAAGTCCATCTGCCGCTTTTCTTTCCCGCATCGCCGTGCTACCATGACCGAAACGTCAACGGAACCATGGGAGACCGAAAACAATGAACAGCACACGCCGGGAGTTTTTGAGGAACACGGGGGTTGCGGCCGCGGCGGGGATGGCGGCGGCGCTGGCGCCGGGCCGGGTTTTGGGCGCGAATGAAAAGGTCCGGCTCGGAGTCATCGGCGTGGGCAACCGAGGCGGACAACTGATAGACGCTGTCGGCAAACACCAGGACATGGAAATCGCCGCGCTGTGCGATGTCTATCAGCCCTTTCTGGACCAGTGGAGGGAGAAACTGGGCGGAACGCCGCGCACGTACAGGGACTTCCGGGAGATGCTGGACCAGCCGGACATTGACGCGGTGCTCATCGCCACGCCGGACCACTGGCACGCCCTCCAGACTGTCATGGCCTGCGACGCGGGCAAGGATGTGTACATCGAGAAACCCCTGTCCCTGACGATTCACGAGGGGCGGCGCATGGTGGAGGCGGCGCGCAGGAACAACCGGGTGGCGCAGGTGGGCGTGCAGCGGCGCTCGGGCCGCCAGTACGCGGAGCTCGCGGAAAAGCTCCAGAACGGGCTCATCGGAAAAATCACCTTCGCGCGGTCGTACCGCATCACGAACATGTGGCCGAACGGCCTGGGCAGGGGCGTGGACGGCCCGCCGCCCGCGGACTTGGACTGGGACCTCTGGCTGGGGCCGAGTCCGGAACGGCCCTACCGCGACACCATCGCCCCCTACAAGTTCCGCTGGTGGAAGGCCTACTCCTCGCAATTGGCGAACTGGGGCGTCCATTTCATTGACGTGATCCGCTGGGTGCTGAACGACAACGCGCCCCTGCTCACCACAGCGCTGGGCGGCAAGTTCGCCGTGGACGACGACCGGGACATTCCGGACACGATGGAGGTGGCCTGGCAGATGCCCTCGGGCGCCCTGATGGGCTTCGGCCAGTATGAGGCCAGCGGCGTGGACGCCATGCGCCGGGGCTATGTGGAGTTCCGGGGCACGAACGGCGCGCTGTATGTGGACGACCGGGGCTACGAGATTGTCCCCGAGCGCGGGGGGCAGTTCCAGGACACGGCCCCGCGCATGGAACCGGTCACGGAAAAGAGCGCCGAGGGCGACCTGACCACGGCCCATCTCCGGAATTTCCTCGACTGCGTGAAGAGCCGGGCGCTCCCCAACGCCGACATCGAGACGGGCCACCGCTCGACCACCTTCTCGCACCTGGGCAACATCGCCCTGGCCACCAGGTCCGTGGTGGAGTGGGACGCGGCGGCGGAGCGCGCCGTCAACAACGACGCGGCGAACGCCATGCTTCATTACGAATACCGCAAACCCTGGACCCTGGGATAGGGCGCGGCCCCGTGCCCCTCAGTGCAAAAGGAGCAGGGGGCAGGGCGCGTGGTTGAGCATNNNNNNNNNNGTGCTGCCCACCACCATGTGGCGCAGCTTGGAGTGGCCGAAGGCGCCCATCACCACCAGCGCCGCCCCGCATTCGCCCGCGTAGGCCGTCATCTCCTCGCCCGCGTCCCCGGCGCGGGTGACATACGCCACTTCCAGGTCCTCGTGCGGCTGGAGATACGCGCGCGCCTCCTTCTGGAGTCCGTCCGCCTCCGGGCCCGCCGTCAGCAGGTGCAGCGGCAGGCTCCACTCGCGGGCGGTGTCCGCGCCCACGCGCAGCGCCCTCCGCGCGTGCGCCGACCCGTCATAGCCCACCACCAGCGGCCCGCCGCCGGGTGTGTCCGCGCCCGTGACCAGCACCGGCGTGGACGCCCGCCGGACCACGGCCTGCGCCGTGGAGCCCGCCAGCCCCTCGAGCCAGGGGCTGTGCTCGCCGCTGCGGCCCATGACAATCAGGTCGGCGAGCTCGCCGTACTCCGCGATGGTCCGGGAGACGATGCCCGTGACAAGATGGGTCTCGCAGGGGATGCCCTCCCGCGCGCAGATGGCCCCCATCTCCTCGAGGGCGCTCCGGCCCCGCGCCTCCAGCAGGGCCGTGATGTTGCCCTGGTAGTTGACAAAGGGGGCCGTGCCCAGGGACGCGGACACGTCGCGGAGAATGGGGCCCTCGAGCAGCTTGATGTCCACCACATGCAGGCCGGTCACGGCGGCCCTGTGCCGCAGGGCCAGCCGGAAGGCGTAGAGCAGGCCCGTGCGGGACGCCTCGCTTCCGTCCGTTGGAACCAGAATCCGCTTGATCATGGTCAAACCCTCCTTGTGCGTCCGCGCCGTCACCGGCGCGGACCAGCATGGTGTTCGGGTCAGACGGCGGCGCCGGCCCCGGCCATGTCGCCGAAGGCGCGCAGGATGGCCAGCCCGTCGGTCTGGCTCTTTTCCGGGTGAAACTGCACGGCGTACAGGCCGCCGCGGCCCACCATGGCGGCAAACTCGATTCCGTACTCGCAGGTGGCCAGGACCGTGTCCGGGTCCTCGGGCCGCGCGTAGAAACTGTGGACGAAATAGGCGTGGGCGTTCTCGCTCACGCCGGACAGCAGCGGGTTCTCGCGCCCCGGCGCGGGATTCAGCCGGTTCCAGCCCATGTGCGGCACCTTCAGACCCGTGGCCCGCGCGTCCGGGAACCTCACCACCTGCCCGGCCAGCACGCCCAGCCCCGGACAGCCGGGGCTTTCCTCGCTGCCGTCGAAGAGCAGTTGGAGCCCCACGCAGATGCCCAGGAACGGGCGGCCGTCCGTGGCCGCCTCCCTCACCACGTCCACCAGGCCCCGGTCCACCAGGCCCTGATAGCAGTCGCCGAAGGCGCCCACGCCGGGCAAAACCACCGCGTCCGCCCTGCCGACCACCGCCGGGTCGCTCGTTATTTCCGCGGAAAAACCCGCGCGCTCAAAGCCCTTCTGGGCGCTGCGCAGGTTTCCCATGCCGTAATCCACTATGACCATCATGCCTCCAGCATTCCTTTCGTCGAGGGCACCCCCTGCACCCGCGGGTCCAGGGTCACCGCCTGGCGCAGGGCACGGCCCAGCGCCTTGAATATGGCCTCCACGCAGTGGTGCGTGTTCTTGCCGCGCCGCAGCTCCACATGCAGCGTGAGCCGCGCCTGCACCGCAAAGGCCCGCAGAAACTCCTCCGCCAGCTCCACGTCGAAGCCGCCCAGCCGCGTCGGCGGCAGGTCGGCGGTGAACACCAGAATGGGCCGTCCGCTGAAGTCCAGCGCGACCTCCGCGAGGGCCTCGTCCATCGGGACCACGGCGTGGCCGTAGCGGGCCAGCCCCTTCGGCTCGCCCACGGCCTGCAAAAAGGCCTTCCCCAGGCAGATGCCCGTGTCCTCCACCGTGTGGTGGGGGTCTATGTGCAGGTCACCCTCCGCCCGCACCTCCAGGTCAAAAAGCCCGTGACGCGCCACATGGTCCAGCATGTGGTCGAAAAAGCCGATGCCCGTGTTGATCTGGGCGCGGCCCTCGCCGTCCAGCAGCACGGTCGCCTGTATCCGGGTCTCTTTCGTCTCCCGGCTGATGCTCGCCTGGCGCATGTCGCCTCCTCTGCGTGTTCGGAATCAGCGGCCTATCGCAAGCCGGTCCGCGAGAAACTGGGGCAGGCCCGCCTCGATGACCCGGCGCGCCGCCTGGTTCACCGGATACGCCACCCGCTCCAACTTGAATGAGTTCGCCTCTGTGTCCAGCACGCCGAACGACGCCCTGGGGTCGTCGTCGCGGGGCTGCCCCACCGATCCCGGGTTGATGAAATACATGCCCGACTCGCCAAGGTCGAAGAAACCCCGCGCGTCCATGTGATAGGTGCCGTCCGTCGAGAGAATCGCCGGCGTGTGCGTGTGGCCCACAAAACAGAGCCGGCAGTTCTGCTCGTCCAGGAAAGGCGCGTGGGGTATCACGTCCTCCCAGGAGAAAAGATAGGTGTTATGGTTCTTCGGCGCGCCGTGGACCGCCACGAAATCCCCGAAATTCAGCGCGTCCGGAAGATTTGCAAGCCAGTCCAGCGCCGCGTCGCTCAGGTGGTCCCGCGTCCAGATGGCCGCCGCCAGCGCCACGGGGTTGAAGCCCCAGGGCTCCTCAAGACCGCAGGCCACCGCGTCGTGGTTGCCGAGAATGGTCAAGATGTCCCGTTCGGCGAGCAGCTCGACGCACTCGTTGGGGTTGGCGTTGTACCCGACCACGTCGCCAAGACAGACTATCCGGTCCACCCCCAGCGTGTCTATACGGTCAAACACCATCCGCACGGCGTCCAGATTCGCGTGCAGGTCCGATATGATGGCGTATCGCAAAAGAACCTCCTGACAACGCCTAAACGTTGCGATTCCTGATAGTCGCGCGGCAAATAATTGGGCTCACACCCCCCGTCCCCGCCATGGGACGTCACAAGGAATAAAGTCAACGTCACAACCGCCGGACAACCTCCGCGCACCCTGCCGGGAAGTGACCGTCTCTCTACTCATGTTAATATTCTGCATGGACAGGGGTCGGGGAATCAAGTGGAATCTTGACAAAAAATGAAAAAGTCCCGAACGGACAAGGGGATAACACATGGCGGGAGGTACGGCCGGAGCCGTCGAATTGCGGCCTGCCCGCTCACGGCTGGCCCGGAACGACCTGAATGGTGGACATAAAACCGGGATGGTCACTGATCCTGGTGGTTCCGGGCGCCCCAAACCAGTTGTCCCACATTTCCCGGGGGGTGGGCGCGCGGCTCACCATAAATTCCGGCCTGCTTCCCTGGGTGCTCCCCGTGATGGTCACGGTTTCCAGCGTTTCGTAGGAATACCGGGGGCTGCCCAGGGTGAAGATATGGTCTATGCCGGGCTCCACAGTCATGGCCCACGCCAGCCCGGCATGCTCCACCGCGAATTCGAGGTCTTCCCGGCCCTTGCGCGTGTTCATGTCCCCCACGAGAAA contains:
- a CDS encoding protein-L-isoaspartate(D-aspartate) O-methyltransferase; this translates as MAESQLAARGVLDPCVLEAMRRVPRHLFLPPDQADRAYLDQPLPIGQGQTISQPYMVACMTELLALQPGHRVLEIGTGSGYQTAVLALLAGGVVSVERLEPLLEEARKRLKYLGLDNISLHCGDGSLGFPEQAPYDAVLVTAACPKIPPALVDQLAEGGRLVAPVGPKDLQELVLGVKTGGKLTLRRQFGCRFVPLIGRQGWRDDSR
- a CDS encoding nuclear transport factor 2 family protein, with translation MAKMFARVLICGLAMVLVAGCATTPKKSDDDMIKETMATMKAALEAKDIDLLLTTFSDDFNHPEVGGKEEGREMLQMAVDAGYADDGEVFLDDMEITKNDDGTASVYPIDLSGPPGSISVELVLKKEADAWRIVTVNPDGM
- a CDS encoding glycoside hydrolase family 127 protein, translating into MNSIRAGLGTGCMLLFVMGLGHAAVLEPVGVRDVTVGGEIGRRIEVTVANNLLKCDLEGDFLRPFQEKKAPDGYVGLGKTLDAMARLAAHTGNAELLARHRKTVAGLLATQEPDGYMGIMKPEARVGKLWDVHEMAYLLLGLCTDYEYFGEESSLEGAKRLAEYLRGALMRAPRPVLGGGELGPNMPDTGLEEALLALAERTGDAAWREFARDYRPLTDWHPPLVLGRWNGVEGHAYAYVDKCLAQLRLDRSESLPTLTEASEEVMHFLLRGDGLVAPGTCGDHECWHDTQSGTTNLGETCTTAYLIRFWDELLRRSGEAGFGDLIERAVYNALFAAQSPDGRRIRYYSPFETKRVYFDKDTYCCPCNYRRIVSELPAMIAYRTADGAAVSLYTPSAARLTLPDGATLRLVQETDYPASGKVALRVELEKAASFTLRLRVPRWCGGAEWRVNGAPAEGAVEKGFMVLTREWKPGDTVEAEFAIPWRLLRGRKTQDGRAAVLRGPLLFAFNPARNPGLEKAEARLLTLDTASIEGPFPDDAFHPGGLLCTVRVWGPGAWYPHAGTVEAVLTEFADPGVEHLYFTVPNPNDPALVDDEFAVGLEECLSIN
- a CDS encoding Gfo/Idh/MocA family oxidoreductase yields the protein MNSTRREFLRNTGVAAAAGMAAALAPGRVLGANEKVRLGVIGVGNRGGQLIDAVGKHQDMEIAALCDVYQPFLDQWREKLGGTPRTYRDFREMLDQPDIDAVLIATPDHWHALQTVMACDAGKDVYIEKPLSLTIHEGRRMVEAARRNNRVAQVGVQRRSGRQYAELAEKLQNGLIGKITFARSYRITNMWPNGLGRGVDGPPPADLDWDLWLGPSPERPYRDTIAPYKFRWWKAYSSQLANWGVHFIDVIRWVLNDNAPLLTTALGGKFAVDDDRDIPDTMEVAWQMPSGALMGFGQYEASGVDAMRRGYVEFRGTNGALYVDDRGYEIVPERGGQFQDTAPRMEPVTEKSAEGDLTTAHLRNFLDCVKSRALPNADIETGHRSTTFSHLGNIALATRSVVEWDAAAERAVNNDAANAMLHYEYRKPWTLG
- a CDS encoding universal stress protein, whose amino-acid sequence is MIKRILVPTDGSEASRTGLLYAFRLALRHRAAVTGLHVVDIKLLEGPILRDVSASLGTAPFVNYQGNITALLEARGRSALEEMGAICAREGIPCETHLVTGIVSRTIAEYGELADLIVMGRSGEHSPWLEGLAGSTAQAVVRRASTPVLVTGADTPGGGPLVVGYDGSAHARRALRVGADTAREWSLPLHLLTAGPEADGLQKEARAYLQPHEDLEVAYVTRAGDAGEEMTAYAGECGAALVVMGAFGHSKLRHMVVGSTXXXMLNHAPCPLLLLH
- the hisH gene encoding imidazole glycerol phosphate synthase subunit HisH, producing MMVIVDYGMGNLRSAQKGFERAGFSAEITSDPAVVGRADAVVLPGVGAFGDCYQGLVDRGLVDVVREAATDGRPFLGICVGLQLLFDGSEESPGCPGLGVLAGQVVRFPDARATGLKVPHMGWNRLNPAPGRENPLLSGVSENAHAYFVHSFYARPEDPDTVLATCEYGIEFAAMVGRGGLYAVQFHPEKSQTDGLAILRAFGDMAGAGAAV
- the hisB gene encoding imidazoleglycerol-phosphate dehydratase HisB, with translation MRQASISRETKETRIQATVLLDGEGRAQINTGIGFFDHMLDHVARHGLFDLEVRAEGDLHIDPHHTVEDTGICLGKAFLQAVGEPKGLARYGHAVVPMDEALAEVALDFSGRPILVFTADLPPTRLGGFDVELAEEFLRAFAVQARLTLHVELRRGKNTHHCVEAIFKALGRALRQAVTLDPRVQGVPSTKGMLEA
- a CDS encoding metallophosphoesterase family protein; the protein is MRYAIISDLHANLDAVRMVFDRIDTLGVDRIVCLGDVVGYNANPNECVELLAERDILTILGNHDAVACGLEEPWGFNPVALAAAIWTRDHLSDAALDWLANLPDALNFGDFVAVHGAPKNHNTYLFSWEDVIPHAPFLDEQNCRLCFVGHTHTPAILSTDGTYHMDARGFFDLGESGMYFINPGSVGQPRDDDPRASFGVLDTEANSFKLERVAYPVNQAARRVIEAGLPQFLADRLAIGR